One genomic region from Nocardioides plantarum encodes:
- a CDS encoding SRPBCC family protein, translating into MSTDKYVVTATGHVSAPPAAVHALLTDPQRHPELDGSGTVVEVSQSSAPLRVGSEFDMRMRRGFPYETRNTVVELEPDRVVAWTTRPLTRPLRWLIGGRVWRWELAPEAGGTRVTATWDLRPEKNRALVRPMAGDPGADLATTIGRIDDLLADRA; encoded by the coding sequence ATGAGCACCGACAAGTACGTCGTCACCGCGACCGGGCACGTGTCGGCCCCGCCCGCCGCGGTGCACGCGTTGCTGACCGATCCGCAGCGCCACCCCGAGCTCGACGGGTCGGGCACGGTCGTCGAGGTCTCGCAGTCGTCGGCGCCGCTGCGGGTCGGGTCGGAGTTCGACATGAGGATGAGGCGCGGCTTCCCCTACGAGACCCGCAACACCGTCGTCGAGCTCGAGCCGGACCGGGTGGTCGCCTGGACCACGCGACCCCTCACCCGTCCCCTGCGCTGGCTCATCGGGGGACGGGTCTGGCGCTGGGAGCTCGCGCCCGAGGCCGGGGGCACCCGGGTCACCGCCACCTGGGACCTGCGGCCCGAGAAGAACCGGGCCCTCGTCCGGCCGATGGCGGGTGACCCCGGCGCCGACCTCGCCACGACCATCGGGCGGATCGACGACCTGCTGGCCGACCGCGCCTGA